Part of the Musa acuminata AAA Group cultivar baxijiao chromosome BXJ2-7, Cavendish_Baxijiao_AAA, whole genome shotgun sequence genome is shown below.
ACTGATTGAATCTGCAAAAGGAAGAAAGTTTCAGCTCCAGTATCAGAAGCAACTTTAAATATTCTGTGTCGAATTGAATGTGTAAACCTACACAAATAAACTCGGAGAACCTGAAAGTCATTATTAGCATCTTTTATGTTCCAAGTATCATAAAAGAGATGCTCCAAAATGAAATAATGATTCTTGGAGGTTTTGGTTCTATTTTTCTATTATAATTCTTTGACAAATTTAGATTTTACGAATAAATGAAATATCTTATATAGAGTTAAAAGATAAGTAAAATGAAATTGAACTATAACTGCACAGCTAATTGGCCTTGACAAATACTCTTCATTTGACGCTTTATGTAATGGGAAAAACTGATATGATGAGAAAAATATTACCTGACGGAAATGCCATGATCCTTTTACTACCAGAGTTAGTATTGCAAGTATAACAAAATTTGTGCTACCTGCAAATGAACAAAAAATATGAGCATTAATAGAAGCATCATGTGGTGGATGTAACAGGCAGTTAGCAAGGCAATTATATTTTAGTCACAGTTCTGTTTTCACACAGAGATTCTAATATCTGATCATTTGAAGAATGTACTGGTGCGGTTTGATATAAAGAAGAAATAATACTAAAATGAACAAATTATTCAGCTAGAAAAATTGTCAAGCTTAAGCACTCCAGATTCATTAAAGAAATTTTTAGCTAGATTTTGAAATATTACTGGCGGATGTATATTATTAAGGCAatctataatttaaattatatagcaTCCATTCCTTGATGCTAATGTTTTGAAAACATAAGAACAAGAAAGCAATAGCAGAAATAAAAATAACtattaaccaaaaaaaaaaaacatcaaaggCCCTTGGTGAGCAACATATAATCAGTAAATATGGCTCAAATTGTGATTGTGTGTTGAATTATCAACACTAACCCCAATAACCATAATGAAACATAACACTAGGCTTGCCCAATAATTCGATCAGAACGTAATAGAACCCAGCATGACACTATTTGTCAGACAGCAAATGATCCGAAAATTTCCATTTGCATCCTCAAACATAAACAATTTTCATCTTTAATTGCAAGACAATAATAGTCCTTGAGCTTCTTCTCTGAAAGTTCATAATTTAGCTAAGACTAGAGAATCAAGGTTGGAGATGAGCATGCTAAGAAATTTGTAGATTAACCCAATAGGAAGAAGAAAAACGAGTCAATTCACTCAATAAAGACATCAGATTCGTGCAATAAGAAtatgttgagaattgattcataggtaGTTATATTATACAGTTACCATGTTTTAGGTAGTTCTAGCCATGTTCTAGGTAATTCTATCTAACTGGCCTATGATCTAAGAAGTTATTGTCATGGGGGTAGTTACTATACCTAACTTAATCATGGATGACATGATAGGATGAGATAGTTACCATTAGGTCCTAATAATAAGACAATGGTTCATGAAGCAAAGGTGTGTGCACTTGGGAATGTCTTGTAAGTGTTATTAGTCATGCTTCTTGTTTAATACTATTTTGGTTTACTTGATTGAAAGCATTATCTTTTAATTGTAtcataatattatgtttttatcattttcttgctcCTCCATCTCCACCATTTGTGGTATCAAAGTCAAGTTCAATCTGAATTGGGCATTATGACTTTCAATGACAATTCAATATTTCAAtcctttattttcattttttcagacaaatgctatgaattttagAGTATTAAGataaagactctattcaagtctcaggaTTTTTGGGACTTAATAAAGAATGAATATATAGATCCAGACGAAAAAACCGGGTTGAGAGAGACTATAAAGGActtaaaggcattgttcttcattcaacaagatgTATATGAGATCATTTCTCAAGAATTATAGCAGCTACAACCTCAAAACAAGTTTGTTGATACtttaaaatgaatttcaaggcttatCTATAGTGATTATGGTAATACTTCAAACCTTTCGTCGTGTTTAAAATTTTGtatatgaaaagcaatgaatcggtacaagattttctttttcaagtgaccgaaattgttagtcaaatgaaatcttatggtgaacatcttcgttatcatataattgttacaaaagttttgagaagtttaactttgaaatttgatcatgttgttactacaattgaggagtcaaaagatttatctaccttttcatttgatgaattaataaGTTTCTTGTAAGCACATGAAGAAAGGTTGCAAAGgttacttgaaaaaagtgaaaaaCAATTATTTTAGGTTTAAATAGAGTGttttacttcaaaagaagaaaaaaattaccaAGAAGAGGACATGCTAGAGGAGAATTTTGTGGCAGAGGAAAtgtaagaggaagaggaagaggacattttGATAAACATGAAGAACaaaagcaatcaaattatgataaaaaaaactacACGAGTAATGATGAACAAAAGCAAATTTGTGAACACTTTGATgaacaaattatgataaaaattaccAGGAAGAGGACATGCTAGAGGAGAATttcatggtagaggaaatggaagaagaagaggaagaggacactttgatgaatatgatgaacaaaagcaATCAAATTACGATAAAAAATACTATacgagtggaattcaatgtcactattataAAAAGTATAGTCATATGAAAGAAGATTgctagaaaagagaaaagcaaataagctatgtggaggaaaatagaaaaaaataataagttgTTTGTGACTCGTTTACAAGTTAATGAtatttcaaatgatatttggtttttagATAGTGGATGTTTTAATTTTATGTCAAGCATAAGATTAATgtatagagatattgatgaaactcataagTTAAAAGTTAGACTTCGAGAtaacaagaaaatccaattgaaaggtaaaggaacaattgaggtgaagacaaatcaaaagaagataaaacacattgataatattttctatattcctaatttatcatataacttattgagtgttggacaattgataAATGACGAatattcagttatatttgatgatagTTCATGCACTATTACAGATAAAAAATTTGGTTTGATtacagtaaatgtttgcatgacacaaaataagatatttgcacttgatgtttcaaatatAGAAAAGAATGCTCTTATTGTAACtaaaaaaaatgagtttaatttataatatttaagatataggcaccttaacattaagagtttaaggttgttaaataaaaaaaaaaaaatttcggattatccaaaattaatatatttaatatatgtgaaggatgcatttatggtaagtaaaataaaaaatcattttctattgaaaaagcatggagagcatctaattattttgaattaattcatgctgatttATGTAgatctatgaatacaaaatcattttgtggaagttaatattttctattatttactgatgattatagccacatgagttggatatttttaaaattaaaaattaaaatatttgataatttttaaaaattcaaggcacttgtagaaaggtaAAGTAGTAAATGCATTAAgatacttcggacagatagaggtggtaaatttttatctaatgagtttaattcatTTTGTAAAAGAAATGATATTCGTAGGGAACTGATAACACCGCATACatcggagcaaaatggtgtaactGAACATAAGAATCGAACTAtcgttgaaatgacaagaagtttgcttaaaagaAAGCATCTTCCAAATCAATTTTTGGGTAGAATCAATTacaataataatttatttgttaaatatttcaccaacaaagtctATTATAAaccgaactccttttgaggcttggtatgtccttttgaggcttggtatgatataaagtaaaaaataagccatctaagaattttttattattttgcttATGCTTTGATAAATTCACAAAACCATCATAAGCTtaatgaaaaatctgaaaaatatattttaattgattattccTTACAATCCAAAGCATATCGATTGTATAATCttattagtggcaaagttatgattactatttaataaaaatattatgtttgatgaaagggcaagttagaATTTGGAGACCAATAAAGatgaaaaacaaacttaaaatccAACAAAATTAGACACTCTACAAAATCAAGTGATAAATCCTACTCCAACATGTTTATCGTCagcctcacccaatagcagtttaGATTCATTAAATGGTTCCTCATATGAAACCCCTCAAAGAAAATTCAGATCACTAATAGAAATTTATGATTCAACGTTTATTTTGTTTTTTCAGATCCTATAAGTTCtgaggaagcagttgaaaaaaAGGAATGATGAAAGGCAAGaaagaggaaatcaagtcaattgagaagaatgaaacctgAAAGTTACCAGATCGAAAGCTATTGGATTGAAATAAGTATTCAAAATAAAGTATAATATAGATGAAAGTATAAAAAAAACATAAGGCTCagcttgtagcaaaaggatattcgcagcaacaagatattaattttgatgatactttttctccAGTTGCATGAGAGACCTTTATTGGCTTTAACTGTTCACTTGAGTTGgcatgtttatcaatttgatgtaaaatctatGTTTTTAAATGAAAATTTACAAGAAGAGATTTTTGTTACTCAACTCGTAGATTTTTTAgttaaaggacatgaagaaaagATGTATAAGCTAAAGAAAGCTTTTTATGGATTTAAATAAGCTCCAAGGGCATGATacagtaaaattaattattatttatatcaaaatgaacttaagaggagcaataatgagcctactctttatctaaaaaAGGAAggtaaacataatatttttatggtttgcatttatgttgatgatattatatatatgggttcatctaaaTCTTTTAtgatagaatttaaaaaatacatgatgaataagtttgaaatattaTATCTAGGTATATTGCACTATTTTCTTGGGTTAGAGATGAAGCAAGGAtcagatgaaatttttattttacaaaaaAAGTATCCAATGGATCTATTCAAAAAGTCTAATATAATTAATTGTAAAGTTGTAACAATACCTATGAATGTAAATAAGAAATTAAAACTTGAAGATGATACATGTTTGACAATTGTAAGTACTCCAGAAGTTAGGTTGGATGTTTAATtaatctaactcatactcgaccagatattaCCTTCTCTGTTGGCATAATATCCAGGGTTTATGCATAATCTAAGCAAACATCATCTCAAAActgttaaaagaattctacgTTATATTGTTGAAACTACAGATTATGACAtttgatattttcataattttaaatgtaaatcaTTTGGTTTCATTTATAATGATTAGGCAAAAGCTTTGGATGATAAAAAGAGTACTTCAAGCaatatttttagcctcggatcaAGGGTTATATCTTGGAGTTCAAAGAAGCAAACAACAACTACGTTATCAACATCGAAAGCAGAATATGTAGCTGCAACATCAGCAACTTGTgaagcaatatggcttagaagacttcttaTATATCTTCattaagagaaaaataaattaactaaaatattttgtgataacaaaaCCACAATTGTAATGACGAAGAATCCAATCTTTCATAGAAGAATAAAAcatatagagatacgctatcGTTTCATCCAAGATCTTGTAGAAAGTGGagtcataataataaaatattattgtacAGATGAACGAGTTGTAGATATTCTCACTAAGTCATTTTCATTTTAGAAGTATGTTTATTTCATATCTCAAATCGGTATATATAACTATTAATCAAAGGAAAgtattgagaattgattcatagttaGTTATTTTAACTAATTATCATGTTTTAGATAGTTCTAATCATTTtctaaataattttacctaagtaGCCCATGATCTAAAAAATTATTATCATACGAGTAATTCTTATACCTAACTTAATCATGGATGACATAGTTATCATTAGATCCTAtaaataagatcatgattcataaagcAAAAAGTACATacacttaaaaatattttataagtgtTCTTAGTTTTACCTAGTGTTTAACACTATTTTAGTTTTCTTGATTGAAAACATTAGAACAATCTGTACGGAGAAATCCGTGACAAAAACCTTTCAAATCGACGACATGAGTCTACAGGAAAATCTCGCATGCAAAAGGTGGATTTACCGGCAAAATCCGTGACCTTGTCGAATTTGAGGAGCGCCGTGACGACGAAGAAAAGGAACTGATAACCCACCTGCCCAATTACAGAACACAGATGACGACATAGAAACCCCCAATATCCAAAGAAGAGAAGGAGGACAACAGAGAGGGGGGCTAACCGTAACGATGGCGGTGAGCGCCAAGAAATGGGAGTCGATGACGGTGCCCATTCCGCCGAGGAGAAAGGAGAGACCGTACTTGTCCCCCCAGGGCGGCAGAAGCAGCAGAGAGCTCAAGGACAGAGGCAAGTATCGATGCATCGCCTTTTGGAGGATCTCCTGCTTTCCGTTTACTTGTCGTCGATGCAGGAAAGGCTGCTTCGCGTGTGTGGCTGCAACCCGCACACGGTGGCCCTGCGATCGCGAGGATGCCTTGCCATGTTATTAAGCAAAGGTAGACAGTGGCCTGCATCTCGCCAACGAGAAAGCTTCCATTGCCCACCACAATTCGTTCGACCAAGCCACAATTCGGTGATTCATGGCGGCCGACTTTGATGGAGACGGTCCAACCTTGACAGAAGAGCTGCTCGAAGACCAAATTTGCTTCGATTTATTATGCAATTTCGATAATGTCGCTCCAAACATACGACTCTGTCAAAATCCCTTGAAGTCGGGATACCATCTTGGTGCACTTACCGCGCCTCAAAGTGGCGTTAGAGAGGCCAAAAATGTCGAAAATTGCACCAGATCAGCTTCTGTGTAGTTTCTTATGTTGACGACGGTCGGCAGAGCTTGTAATCCATGAATTCCTGTCTTCGTGAGCTTACCGCTCGTCAGGCCGGCGTCAAAGAGGCGAAAAAATTTCGAAAAATCTTAATAGATCATCCAGGTTAAGTTTCCTAGGTTCACGTCCGGTGAGCGGACCTTACCGTTTGGAATACCTCAGGGTGAGCTTACCGCGTATCATAATGGCCTTAGAGGCCAAATTTTTTGAAAATTGCAACAAATCATCCAAATTTGAGCTTCTTATGTCCACCAGCAGTGAGCAGACCTTTGTCGGTATGAACTCCTATATATTAGCAATACCTTCCTGGTGAGCTTACCGCTCGTCAGGATGGCGTCAAAGACGCCAAAAATTTGGAAAAAATGCAACCAATCATTCAAATCTGCGTTTCTTTTGCTCACTCACGGTGTCCAGAGCTTTGTAGTTTTGAATTCCTGTGAGTTACGGATACCTCCTTGGTGGGCTTACCGGGCGTCAGGATGGTGCGAAAAGAGGCGGATTTAGGTCTTGGAAGGAGCAGACGAGCCAACGAGGGTAGAGTCAATCGGGTGGGCCTTCCCATTGGTCTCCGTCCCACTATTAAGATGCCAATAAAGCCCAAACGATCTGTACCAAATAGTTGGGAGTCCAAATTTGCGAGCCCAATCGATCCATACCGCTTTTGATCTATCTCACGTTTATTGAGGGAGATGAGGTTTGAATCCTTCTCTCAATTCAATTAGGGTGACCGTGTCGAGCCCAAATCGAAATCCTTGTCCAATCACGTGACAAGTTCGATTAGAGTGGTGGTATCCCACCCTAATCGAACTTGTCACGAGTTAGGGTGCGGCCTCAAGCGGAGGGGGCCCCGCGGCGAAAGAAAGCGGTGTACTGTACCTCCCAGAAGGGTACAATGATTCCTGATCGCGCGCGGTCCAGCGAGAAGAAGGCGGTGATGATATAAATCAATCTTGATGTGACGTTGACGGTGGATGATGGGGGGTGTTTTCCTTTGTTGTGGTACGAGCGTATCATTTTGAAGCGGTGGATGATGACGTGAACCAAATGTCCTTTTTGTTTCCCTTCTACCCCTTAAATTTCGCTCCCCAACGTTCTCGCCCGCTGAGCCACCTCTGTTCTCGCCGTTGATATCAGATGGCGGAGGACAGCACACACCGCTGccacttccttctcctcttccttctgtcCCATTTCACGTTCTCCACCTACCCAGCCGTGGCGCGTCATCTGCCGCCGGGGAGCACCCGATCCCTCGCCACCGCCACACTGGACGTCTCCGCCACCCGCGCCCAAGCCCTCCAGGCCCTCACCTTCTCTCCCTCTTCCCACCAACCCCCTTCTTACCTCGGCCCCCATAACCACTCCTCCTCCGCTGCAATCTCACTTTCTTTCCACTCCCGCGACTTCCTCCCCTCCTCCGCCGCCCACCGTCATCCAGACTACAAGGCATTGACCCTGGCCCGCCTCCGCCGCGACGCCGCCCGCGTCCGCTCCATCGCTGCCCGAGCCGCCTTGGCTGTCAGCGGAGTCGCCGCGTCCGATCTGAAGCCTGTCGCCGAGGATAAGGCCGCCCCGATCGCCGCTGCGGACTCGATCGAGGGACCCGTCGTCTCCGGGACCAGCGTGGGGAGCGGCGAGTACTTCTCCCGGGTGGGGGTCGGCAGCCCCGCCCGGCCGTTCTACATGGTGCTTGATACCGGCAGCGACGTCAGCTGGTTACAGTGCCTCCCCTGCGCCGACTGCTACCAGCAGACTGACCCTGTCTTCGACCCCTCCGCTTCCTCCTCCTACGCCCCTCTCTCCTGCGACTCATCTCAGTGCCGCTCCCTCGACGCCTCAGCCTGCCGGAGCTCTTCTTCGACCGAAGCTGCAGTCGCCAGTGGCGGCGAGGGGATCTGCCTGTACCAGGTTTCTTACGGGGATGGGTCGTTCACGGTCGGGGACCTCGCCACGGAGACGCTGACCTTTGGTCGGTCGGATCCCGTCTCCGGCGTCGCCATCGGGTGCGGCCACGACAACGAGGGCCTGTTCGTCGGTGCGGCCGGGCTGCTCGCCCTTGGCGCTGGGCCCCTCTCCTTCCCCTCCCAGATCTCGGCCCGCTCCTTTTCCTACTGCCTGGTGGACCGcgactcctcatcctcctccaccCTCGTTATCAGCGCCGGGGCCGCACGATCCGGCGAGGCTCCTGCGGTGACCGCGCCCCTCCTCCGCAACCGCCGGCTGGAGACCTTCCACTACGTCGGCCTGACTGGGATCAGCGTGGGCGGGCAGATGCTGTCCATCCCGCCGTCAGCCTTCGCGATGGACGAGAGCGGGGCCGGGGGCGTGATCGTAGACTCGGGCACCGCGGTAACGCGGTTGCAGGGCCCGACCTACACCGCGCTGCGCGACGCGTTCCGGGCGGGGACGGCGTCGCTGCCGTCGGCTTCGGCGTGGTCGCTGTTCGACACGTGCTACGACCTGTCGTCGCGGACGAGCGTGGAGGTGCCGACGGTGGGGTTCCACTTCCCGAGCAGCAAGGAGCTGCGGCTACCGGCGAAGAACTATCTGGTCCCGGTGGACGACGCGGGTACCTACTGCCTGGCCTTCGCCCCGACCTCGGCTTCACTCTCCATCATCGGCAACGTGCAGCAGCAGGAGATACGTGTCAGCTTCGACCTCGACAACGCCGTGGTGGGCTTCTCCCCTAACAAGTGCTGAGAAGCAAaggagcagcagcagtagcaagTAAGTAATAGTTAGTAGTAATGATGATGTTAGCAATAGGTCAGTAAGGGAGGGAGCGATGAGGACAAAAAGTCCAGGCTGTCAAGTGGTgtttcaaatatttattttcctttttttttttttttttttctattcactGCATTCCTTCAATTTTCCCGCTTTTGCTACAGTGAAGTTATTGAAGTGATGTCGGTGTAACTAGTTTATACCGTGCGATCGCATTAGATAGATTTAGTGCAATGGGGGGTAGATTAGAGTCTATAAGAGGAATGTACGTGGGACTGCTGTTGGTTGCATGGTAGCTGCATGAGTCAGGCGGGGAGGGTCGCTGGGCCAGTAAATGTTGCTGGAAGTTGGTGGGATTCATGTGCTCCGATGGATACATGAGGTTAGTAGCCCCCTCTGCTGCCCTGTTCAACGCCTTATTTTTTATCTGCAGGTAGGgcaaaatggagcttgtcagttcATTATGTGAATGATAGTAAGTGAAATCGTAGTTTGGGTTCCAACTTGCTCGATTGCAGTCGTCGTGTGTGTATATTATGTTTCTTATGTTGAAACTAAGATGAGGCGAGGCTGGTGGTTGGTGAGTTGGGGGGGGTGGGGAGGGATTCTCCCTTGAAGACCGGACGACCTCTTTTTTTTGGTTGTGTGCGAGCACATGGGTGTGGGGGAGTCTTCGATCTTCCCCTCCATATGGGGGGACTAGAGAGTGGATTCGACCGAGGAGGAATGCGGGCATAGTTTGGCGCCCGCTGGGGCAAACCTCAATGGATTAGGCATGTGACGTGAATGGGGCCACCACCACTATCCATCCACATGGATGGCATATTGCATTGCATCGCTGGTGTCGTCCGTCGCAGCTTCCTCGGGGTCCCAGTTCTCCGATCTCGTGTCGTTTTCCTCCAATAAGAAGGCAACGGAGTTAGGTCCTACGGAACATTGAAACTCACCTACACTTTGGTGGTTGAAGTAGTTAATAGTGGCGAGTACCTTTgtgttagtgtaaacaatttTATGCCGTgatctcggggtcgacgcggcttggtCAGGGGTCCGAATGATGGGGATCTCGCGCAGCGTCCCTCGAGGTCTCTCAGTGGTCGGTCGGGACGaggtcgtcgtttcctccgggcaAAAACTCCTCGCCTGTGCATCCAGTGGGGACTTtcagcttcgcacctgcacaaaggtcgggtcggaagctcggcctgacccctccgacgatcaagtcagtggatgcgAAGGGGATTTTGGTATCAAgaagtccccccccccccccccccccccgttcaTTTAGAACtttgggatatttataggtaagtttagTGCTACCTGTTGTGCCTGCCTGCAGGGGCaggaccgtacctctgatggcgtctgacattgtcgttggtgttgcgtggagaaccgaactgccgcagggtatgagCGAGTCTCGGTCGTCGTCCCCCTCTGCCTCGACCAAGCGCGCAGGGTCAGGCAACGaggaagtcgttgtctgagagcgggtgacgtcgaCGCACATCGAgtcggcattattgccctccCCCTCGGGCATGACGTCGTGGCACGTCATGtcgtcattattaccctcatcacctTGGCTACCTCATAGTGGAAATGCCTTGCCCTGTCGAGATTACGTCTTCGCGTCATTTGCGTCATTCACGGCGGGCGATGAAATCATTGTCGCCGTCCGTCTATTTGCCGCACGGCACCATCGACCTGGTGATCGATCGTGTATATCTTAAGATGCATCCAAGCAGAACGTTGGCCATTCGCTGCTGCGCTCACTTGAAGACAATGATGTGAACTACTGCAGCATTAAGCACGAAGGGACGAGCACCGATATCCACAACGACTCACCAACATGCTCGAGAATCAAGAGTACCAGCCTACCACGGCTCCGCGACAACTGACGTGGAATCCGCTTGATGACTGATTTAAGCAAGGGAGAACAGCGACACGGGTCATCACCAACACAAACGTGCGGCATCGAGCAACGAACAGCTGAACGATGCCCACCTCTCATGCCTCCGGGCAAGCCTAGCTTCCACCACATGGATTGATTGCACTTTGTCGGTCAGAATAAGTAAGCCACACGGGAGCTGAGCTCGTGGCATCCAAAACAAATGTTCCCTAGAAAGACAATGCCGTTAATGATCAACGGACAAGAAAAAATTCACGAACATACCTAAGCCCAGTTCCTATTGATTAAAAAAGTTCCAGTCATAcagaacaagaaaaagaacaaaaaaatacaaTCAAGTTAGCCTGAATTAGATGGAATCAAGGGGCTTCATCGGGCATGCCAAAGAATATTATTAGGCATGACCTTCTGATTTATGAGGACATAATACAAAAAAATCTATGTCCACTCCAATATCCGTGAACCGAAAAGCACACAGAACATTTACCCCTTTGTCGTCGTCTACCAGATCTAGTTCCCAGGGCGATCCAACCTGCACGGCTCATCTTTCACCAGCTTTAAGTGTTCAGTTCCCCTTCAATTCATCGAGCTCATCATCATCTTATTTTACTCTTTCcttcctgttttttttttttttcctcttttcccTTCCTCCAGCCCTCCAGCAGAGGTATCTTTTCTGCCATTTACTTTTTTtcccatttttctttttttaattttatttcgacaaatctttgtcCTTGCTCTCCTTATCTTGCCCTACTTTCCTAAATCATGCTCTCAAGAACATTCATGCAAGGGCCCACTAAAATAGTGAAGGGCCTGCAAGATATGTACCCATCCATCTTTCAGTCATCAGTTTCAACCTATTGGGAACATTAGACAATGAAAACCTAGACACTAACTGCTAGGTTTCATCTTCGGTATGCACCATGTGAAGCAAAAAACTTGTAATCCGGGTGTTCAACATGATGGAGGCGCAACCAGTTGTCTGCATCTTGCAGCAGGGAGTTTGCCAGTTGCAACTCAGACCCACCATTAGGAGTCCATACAGTGCTTTTGAACTTGTAGGACGCCAACCCAAAAAGGGGAAGAGATATCATATGTACACCATCTACCTCCTGCGAGTG
Proteins encoded:
- the LOC135617064 gene encoding protein ASPARTIC PROTEASE IN GUARD CELL 1-like, which encodes MAEDSTHRCHFLLLFLLSHFTFSTYPAVARHLPPGSTRSLATATLDVSATRAQALQALTFSPSSHQPPSYLGPHNHSSSAAISLSFHSRDFLPSSAAHRHPDYKALTLARLRRDAARVRSIAARAALAVSGVAASDLKPVAEDKAAPIAAADSIEGPVVSGTSVGSGEYFSRVGVGSPARPFYMVLDTGSDVSWLQCLPCADCYQQTDPVFDPSASSSYAPLSCDSSQCRSLDASACRSSSSTEAAVASGGEGICLYQVSYGDGSFTVGDLATETLTFGRSDPVSGVAIGCGHDNEGLFVGAAGLLALGAGPLSFPSQISARSFSYCLVDRDSSSSSTLVISAGAARSGEAPAVTAPLLRNRRLETFHYVGLTGISVGGQMLSIPPSAFAMDESGAGGVIVDSGTAVTRLQGPTYTALRDAFRAGTASLPSASAWSLFDTCYDLSSRTSVEVPTVGFHFPSSKELRLPAKNYLVPVDDAGTYCLAFAPTSASLSIIGNVQQQEIRVSFDLDNAVVGFSPNKC